A window from Mycobacterium saskatchewanense encodes these proteins:
- a CDS encoding ferredoxin--NADP reductase, whose translation MTEAIPDEPLGDHVLELQIAEVVAETDDARSLVFAVPDEPGDPDIPAERLRYAPGQFLTLRIPSERTGAVARCYSLCSSPFTGDPLTVTVKRTAQGYASNWLCDHARAGMRVHVLAPSGTFVPKTLDDDFLLMAAGSGITPIMSICKSALAEGGGHVLLLYANRDDRSVIFSDALRELSAKYPDRLTVVHWLESLQGLPSATALAQLAAPFTARPAYICGPGPFMDAARQALETLKVPAPQIHIEVFKSLESDPFAAVKIEDTAEGDEPPATAIVELDGETHTVSWPRNAKLLDVLLAKGLDAPFSCREGHCGACACTLRKGKVSMEVNDVLEQQDIDDGLILACQSHPESDSVEVTYDE comes from the coding sequence TTGACCGAGGCAATCCCCGACGAGCCGCTCGGCGACCACGTCCTGGAGCTGCAGATCGCCGAGGTTGTCGCGGAGACCGACGACGCGAGGTCGCTGGTGTTCGCGGTCCCGGACGAGCCGGGCGACCCGGATATTCCGGCCGAGCGGCTGCGGTACGCACCGGGCCAGTTCCTGACCCTGCGCATTCCCAGTGAGCGCACCGGCGCGGTGGCCCGCTGCTACTCGCTGTGCAGCTCGCCGTTCACCGGTGACCCCCTGACCGTCACCGTCAAGCGAACCGCGCAGGGGTACGCGTCCAACTGGCTGTGCGACCACGCGCGGGCGGGCATGCGCGTCCACGTGCTGGCGCCGTCGGGCACCTTCGTGCCCAAGACGCTCGACGACGACTTCCTGTTGATGGCGGCCGGCAGCGGGATCACGCCGATCATGTCGATCTGCAAGTCGGCGCTGGCCGAAGGCGGCGGCCACGTGCTGCTGCTCTACGCCAACCGCGACGACCGCTCGGTGATTTTCTCCGACGCGCTCCGCGAGCTCTCGGCCAAATATCCCGACCGGCTCACCGTGGTGCACTGGCTGGAGTCGCTGCAGGGATTGCCGAGTGCCACCGCGCTGGCCCAGCTGGCCGCTCCCTTCACCGCTCGGCCCGCGTACATCTGCGGGCCGGGCCCGTTCATGGATGCGGCCCGCCAGGCGCTGGAAACGCTGAAAGTGCCTGCGCCCCAGATACATATCGAGGTCTTCAAGTCCCTGGAGTCCGACCCGTTCGCGGCGGTGAAGATCGAGGACACCGCCGAGGGCGACGAGCCGCCGGCCACCGCGATCGTCGAGTTGGACGGCGAGACCCACACCGTGTCGTGGCCGCGCAACGCCAAGCTCCTCGACGTGCTGCTCGCCAAAGGGCTCGACGCACCGTTCTCCTGCCGGGAGGGCCACTGCGGCGCCTGCGCGTGCACCCTGCGCAAGGGCAAGGTCTCGATGGAGGTCAACGACGTGCTCGAGCAGCAGGACATCGACGACGGACTGATTTTGGCCTGTCAATCTCACCCGGAATCTGATTCGGTGGAAGTCACCTACGACGAGTAG